The stretch of DNA CGGAGGTAATCCCCACTATGGAGCAGATGGCACCAAGAAAAATTCGAATGGTATTCATCGATATTTTGTTTATTAGATTCTTAATCAATGGGGCATGACCTCCAATTCTGCGTACCCAGAAGTGGTATCTTCCTTCGCATTTCATTTACTTAAACAGCAAAGGCGCCACATCACGCAGATAACGCCGCCACACCCGCCAGTGGTGTTCACCTTCGGTTTGGTGGAAGCTGTGTTTGATGCCGATCTGCTTGAGGTTTTCACTAAATGTTTTGGCTCCCTCGAACGCAAAGTCGTCTTTGCCGCAGGCAACCCACAGCAAATCGATCTGTTCATTCGCTTTTTCTGGATCGGCCGCCAGGCTTTTCAGCGGTTCTGAGTCCGTCCCGTTGCCCATACCGGCGCTCATGATCCCGATGTAGCTGAACATATCGAGGTTTCCCAGGCCGTAGCGACCCGCCTGTCCGCCGCCCATAGAGAACCCCATGATGGCCCGGTGTTTCCGGTCGGCGATCGTCCGGTACTTTTTTTCGATCAGGGGGATGATATCCTCCAGGATGTCTCGCTCGTACAATCCGGCATCTCTGCGGAATCCGCCGCCTTCGGGTGGTAGTCCGGTGCCGTCGCCGTTGACGTGGGCCCCGCCATAGCCCAAAGGCATAACTACGATGAAGGGGTCGATCGCTTTTCGGGCCAGCAGGTTGTCGAGAATATCATTGGCCCGTCCGTAGCGGTGCCAGGAATGGTGATCATTGGCAAAGCCGTGGAGCAGATAGAGCACCGGATAGCGTTTACTGGGATTTTCGTCGTATCCCGGAGGTACATAGACGGTCAGTTCGCGGACGACCTGGTTCGATTCCGATTGGTAGAGGTGGGTACGGATCTCTCCGTGCGGTACCTGCTGCACATCATAAAATGCGGGTTCCCGAGCCGGCACTTCTAGCAGACTGACGGTAGTAGTGGTCACATAGCCCACTTTTACACGCGGATTATAAGGATCGAGCAGCCTGACGCTGTCGAGCAGGTAATAATAAATATACTCCTCCGGATCCAGTGGGCCGATCGTGACGCTCCACACCCCGTTTTCGCCTTTCTGCATGGCTGCCTCGGCCCCGAAATCCCCGGAAACCTTAACGGAAGAAGCTTTGGGCGCCCACAGGCGAAAGGTTACCCGATTGTCATCAGCGACTTCTGGTGATACGATGGCCGTGCTGCCGAGTCCTCCCTGAGCCGTAGCGGAAGGGATTAGTAAAGCGAATAATAAAAAGGAGAGTATTTGCAATTTCATAGCAGAAGTTGGTTTTGGATAGTAAATTTTCAGGTCTTCTTCGGTAAGCTGGCCGCTTTGGTTGTTACCCATCATTTCTATCATTTTATGGCTGGTTTGATTTTTTTTTACAGCGACCATTATTTTCGAGCTTACTATCTTTACTCCGTAATATTTTGTACAGCTTTTTCCCCAAGTCGTTCCTTTAGTTGGGCCAAGTATAAACTGCGGGGCGTCACGTGCAA from Saprospiraceae bacterium encodes:
- a CDS encoding alpha/beta hydrolase-fold protein, which translates into the protein MIEMMGNNQSGQLTEEDLKIYYPKPTSAMKLQILSFLLFALLIPSATAQGGLGSTAIVSPEVADDNRVTFRLWAPKASSVKVSGDFGAEAAMQKGENGVWSVTIGPLDPEEYIYYYLLDSVRLLDPYNPRVKVGYVTTTTVSLLEVPAREPAFYDVQQVPHGEIRTHLYQSESNQVVRELTVYVPPGYDENPSKRYPVLYLLHGFANDHHSWHRYGRANDILDNLLARKAIDPFIVVMPLGYGGAHVNGDGTGLPPEGGGFRRDAGLYERDILEDIIPLIEKKYRTIADRKHRAIMGFSMGGGQAGRYGLGNLDMFSYIGIMSAGMGNGTDSEPLKSLAADPEKANEQIDLLWVACGKDDFAFEGAKTFSENLKQIGIKHSFHQTEGEHHWRVWRRYLRDVAPLLFK